A part of Methanohalobium evestigatum Z-7303 genomic DNA contains:
- a CDS encoding 50S ribosomal protein L19e, producing MSDVSNQKKLAAKILGCGVNRVWVNPEASDDVAAAITREDIREQIENGNIKAQPIKGVSRSRARERDAKRKYGHRKGHGSRKGKKGARNPEKEQWMKKIRALRKRLKELRDDGTLDRPTYCKLYRQAKGGQFRSTAHLEAHLGVERTR from the coding sequence ATGAGTGATGTATCCAACCAGAAAAAACTTGCTGCCAAGATTCTGGGTTGTGGTGTTAACAGGGTATGGGTAAACCCTGAAGCTTCCGATGATGTAGCAGCTGCTATCACAAGAGAAGATATCAGGGAGCAAATAGAAAACGGTAATATTAAGGCACAACCTATCAAAGGTGTAAGCAGGAGCCGTGCAAGAGAAAGAGATGCTAAACGAAAATACGGGCATCGTAAAGGCCACGGTTCAAGAAAAGGTAAGAAGGGAGCACGAAACCCTGAAAAGGAACAATGGATGAAAAAGATCAGGGCACTTCGAAAACGCCTCAAAGAATTACGTGATGATGGAACTTTGGATAGGCCTACATACTGCAAACTGTATCGTCAGGCAAAGGGTGGACAATTCCGTAGTACTGCACATCTTGAAGCTCATTTAGGGGTCGAAAGAACTCGTTAA
- a CDS encoding 30S ribosomal protein S3 — MAIENKFVTDGYVKASLDEYFAKQLNRAGYGGMEINRTPMGTQITIYAEKPGMVIGKGGKVIRKLTRDVDKLYNMDNPQIDAQEVKTPELNAQMMATRLAASIERGWYFRKAGHNAIRAIMGAGALGCEIIMSGKLTGPRARVEKLVRGYIKHAGKPVDDIVDEGFATAVKKLGTIGCKVRIIHPDAVLPDTFKLEEVEPEEMEEEFEVVEEESEESGIQELVEEESTGEVAEAESETEEVAEPSEETSVESEPGAETEEISESEVSEVENSQYEWEERREVNGVWQHKHEGHNYWHPMARIHREDK, encoded by the coding sequence ATGGCAATTGAGAATAAATTCGTCACTGATGGATATGTAAAAGCATCTCTTGATGAATATTTTGCAAAACAGCTTAACAGAGCGGGTTACGGCGGTATGGAAATCAACCGTACACCCATGGGCACCCAGATTACAATATATGCTGAAAAACCCGGTATGGTAATTGGTAAGGGTGGAAAAGTCATCCGGAAATTAACCCGTGATGTGGATAAACTGTATAACATGGACAATCCGCAGATTGATGCTCAGGAAGTAAAAACACCTGAATTAAACGCTCAGATGATGGCAACCCGGCTCGCAGCATCAATTGAACGCGGATGGTACTTTAGAAAAGCTGGACATAACGCAATCAGAGCTATAATGGGTGCTGGTGCTCTTGGCTGTGAAATTATAATGTCTGGTAAACTAACAGGTCCAAGAGCCAGAGTTGAAAAGCTGGTCAGAGGTTACATCAAACATGCAGGCAAACCTGTAGATGATATTGTGGATGAAGGTTTTGCGACTGCTGTTAAAAAGCTTGGTACTATCGGATGTAAGGTAAGGATTATACATCCTGATGCAGTGTTACCTGATACATTCAAACTGGAAGAAGTTGAACCAGAAGAAATGGAAGAAGAATTTGAAGTTGTAGAGGAAGAAAGTGAAGAATCAGGTATCCAAGAACTGGTTGAAGAAGAATCAACTGGTGAAGTTGCTGAAGCCGAGTCTGAAACAGAAGAAGTTGCAGAACCCTCAGAAGAAACAAGTGTTGAATCAGAACCAGGGGCTGAAACAGAAGAAATATCAGAATCAGAAGTATCAGAAGTAGAAAATTCTCAGTATGAATGGGAAGAACGAAGAGAAGTCAATGGTGTCTGGCAACATAAACACGAGGGTCACAATTACTGGCATCCAATGGCAAGAATTCACAGGGAGGACAAATAA
- a CDS encoding 30S ribosomal protein S4e, with product MGKHQKRISIPNSWRVAKKSNKWVTTTSPGPHHKEQSMPISVILRDMLGLVDNRSEAKRVLSQGKVLVDGKPRKDLKFPVGLFDIITIPEMNESYRLLINQKSKLILQKLEESDTNKLCKINDKTTVKSGAIQLNLSDGTNLIGSNDYKAKDSIIITVPDKNIVNHLEYKEGNLAMIVGGKHTGEIGTIKTITKTRGSEANTVEISGQNYDFETIEDYVVVIGEDKPEINLGELGGETNE from the coding sequence GTGGGAAAACATCAAAAAAGGATTTCTATCCCGAATAGTTGGCGGGTAGCAAAGAAATCTAACAAATGGGTAACAACTACAAGCCCTGGACCCCACCATAAAGAACAGAGCATGCCAATTTCGGTAATACTCAGGGACATGCTGGGTCTTGTAGATAATCGCTCAGAAGCAAAGAGAGTACTATCACAGGGTAAGGTTTTGGTAGATGGAAAACCAAGAAAGGATTTAAAATTCCCTGTAGGGCTTTTCGATATTATTACCATCCCTGAAATGAATGAATCATATCGGTTGTTAATTAATCAGAAAAGTAAATTAATCCTTCAAAAACTGGAAGAAAGCGACACAAATAAGCTGTGTAAAATTAATGATAAAACGACGGTAAAATCTGGAGCTATACAGCTTAACCTTAGTGATGGTACAAACTTGATAGGCTCAAATGATTATAAAGCTAAGGATTCAATCATTATAACAGTACCTGATAAAAACATTGTAAATCATCTGGAATACAAAGAAGGAAACCTTGCGATGATTGTCGGTGGTAAACATACCGGAGAAATAGGTACCATCAAAACCATTACAAAGACAAGGGGTTCTGAAGCTAATACAGTTGAAATATCAGGACAAAATTATGATTTTGAGACTATTGAAGATTACGTAGTGGTTATTGGTGAAGACAAGCCCGAGATAAATCTGGGCGAATTAGGTGGTGAAACAAATGAGTGA
- a CDS encoding 50S ribosomal protein L18, which yields MATGPRYNVPFRRRREGRTDYHQRLRLLLSDEDRVVVRKSLNNIQIQLITPESDGDDVLLSATSTELKKYGYEESTGNITAAYLTGLLFGLKALDEGYETGVLDIGLHSSSAGSRIYASLNGIVDAGMDVPHNPSIFPSEERIRGEHVAEYMDKSSLPEQFDATQEKIYSEFS from the coding sequence ATGGCAACAGGACCCCGATATAATGTCCCATTCAGAAGAAGAAGAGAAGGACGCACAGATTATCATCAACGACTAAGGTTACTTTTATCCGATGAAGACCGAGTTGTTGTCCGAAAAAGTTTAAACAACATACAGATACAGCTTATAACACCTGAATCTGATGGCGATGATGTACTATTATCCGCAACTTCTACCGAATTGAAAAAATACGGTTACGAAGAATCAACTGGTAATATTACAGCAGCATACCTGACAGGGCTATTGTTTGGTCTTAAAGCCCTTGATGAAGGGTATGAAACAGGTGTACTGGATATAGGACTTCATTCATCATCTGCAGGATCTCGTATATATGCGAGTTTGAATGGAATTGTTGATGCAGGAATGGATGTACCGCATAACCCCTCTATATTCCCGTCTGAAGAACGTATAAGAGGAGAACATGTGGCAGAATACATGGATAAATCCAGTCTCCCTGAACAGTTCGATGCAACACAAGAAAAAATTTATTCTGAATTCAGTTAA
- the secY gene encoding preprotein translocase subunit SecY, which yields MSLRESLEPIFSRLPAVSSPEGHVHFKTKLMWTLGILMLYFILTNVPLFGLSAESIDLFESYRAFFAGASGSLMMLGIGPIVTASIVLQLLVGADVVKLDLSDPNDQALFQGAQKFLVIIMIILQTLPQMFGGFIQPSGSVAAALGVSTGVMSAILFVQIFIGGILILFMDEIISKWGIGSGVGLFIVAGVSQQIVTGIVNWVPGEDGLPVGIIPKWIYIIQNFGSEAISTDPMFLLLNAGILALITTVIIFLLVVYVESTRIEIPLAHSSVRGARGRYPVKLIYASVLPMILVRALQANLQLIGLVLHRSGLGFLGEYSGSTPISGFMYYLSPIRSPQDWIPSLVREAYTQYPVAPPATWQIGLHVLVDAIMLIGGGIIFAIFWIETTGMGPKPTAKKIFNSGMQIPGFRRNIGSIEKVMERYIPKVTVIGGAFIGFLTLVASLLGTIGGASGTGLLLAVSIVYRLYEDIASEQMMEMHPMMRSFFGKE from the coding sequence ATGAGTCTCAGGGAGAGTTTGGAGCCAATTTTCAGCAGGTTACCGGCGGTATCAAGTCCAGAAGGGCACGTCCACTTTAAAACTAAATTAATGTGGACATTGGGTATATTGATGCTATATTTCATTTTGACAAATGTGCCCTTGTTTGGTCTGTCAGCAGAATCAATTGATCTGTTCGAATCATATAGAGCGTTCTTTGCCGGTGCATCTGGTTCGTTAATGATGCTTGGAATAGGACCTATTGTAACAGCATCTATTGTACTTCAATTACTTGTGGGTGCGGATGTAGTCAAACTTGATCTTTCCGATCCAAATGATCAGGCACTTTTTCAGGGTGCACAGAAGTTCCTGGTAATTATAATGATAATTCTTCAAACATTGCCTCAAATGTTTGGGGGATTCATTCAGCCAAGTGGTTCAGTAGCTGCCGCACTTGGAGTAAGTACAGGAGTAATGAGTGCAATCCTGTTTGTTCAGATATTTATCGGCGGTATATTGATTCTTTTCATGGATGAAATCATATCCAAATGGGGTATAGGTTCAGGTGTCGGATTATTTATTGTTGCAGGTGTGTCACAGCAGATAGTTACAGGAATTGTTAATTGGGTTCCTGGTGAAGATGGATTACCTGTAGGAATAATTCCAAAATGGATTTACATTATTCAGAATTTTGGTTCGGAAGCAATATCTACAGACCCGATGTTTCTATTACTGAATGCAGGTATACTGGCACTTATAACCACTGTTATAATCTTCCTGCTTGTAGTGTATGTGGAAAGTACCCGAATTGAAATTCCACTGGCTCACAGTTCAGTAAGAGGAGCCAGAGGACGTTACCCTGTAAAACTTATTTACGCATCAGTCCTTCCAATGATTCTTGTTAGAGCATTACAGGCAAACCTTCAACTGATAGGTCTGGTGTTACACAGAAGTGGGCTTGGATTTCTGGGTGAATACAGTGGTTCTACTCCAATAAGTGGTTTCATGTATTATCTGTCCCCCATAAGAAGTCCACAGGATTGGATACCATCGCTTGTAAGAGAAGCCTATACACAATATCCAGTAGCTCCACCTGCAACTTGGCAGATAGGGCTGCATGTCCTTGTGGATGCTATTATGCTGATTGGTGGAGGAATTATCTTTGCAATATTCTGGATTGAAACAACAGGTATGGGTCCAAAACCAACTGCTAAAAAGATATTCAATTCAGGTATGCAGATACCTGGTTTCAGAAGAAACATCGGAAGTATTGAAAAAGTAATGGAGCGGTATATACCAAAAGTTACGGTTATTGGTGGTGCATTTATTGGTTTCCTTACACTGGTTGCAAGTCTTCTTGGGACAATCGGTGGAGCATCAGGTACAGGACTGTTGCTAGCTGTAAGTATTGTTTATAGATTGTATGAAGATATTGCATCTGAACAGATGATGGAGATGCATCCGATGATGAGATCGTTCTTTGGTAAAGAATGA
- the rpmC gene encoding 50S ribosomal protein L29, whose translation MAILRNNEIRNMSPQERKDEIEKFQTELSNEKALTSAGGSPENPGRIGELKRTVARIKTIQREFKEI comes from the coding sequence ATGGCAATTCTTCGTAATAATGAAATCAGGAATATGAGCCCTCAGGAAAGGAAAGATGAAATAGAAAAATTTCAGACTGAACTTTCCAATGAAAAAGCTCTAACATCTGCAGGAGGATCGCCAGAAAACCCTGGAAGAATTGGTGAACTTAAAAGAACCGTTGCACGGATTAAAACAATTCAGCGTGAATTCAAGGAGATCTAA
- a CDS encoding uL15m family ribosomal protein encodes MVKTKTKKYRGTRTCGGGTSKNRRGAGNRGGRGNSGTRKHNVTRSMKRGQTFGKYGFEVPKKNIYKESIVNVGELDELIEQLVDDGIAEEKDGAYHIDLNSLDINKVLGAGKVTKSLVVTARNFSNAAKDKIEKSNGTCIESE; translated from the coding sequence ATGGTCAAAACAAAAACAAAAAAGTACAGGGGTACACGTACCTGTGGAGGAGGCACCAGTAAAAACCGACGTGGTGCTGGAAATCGCGGTGGACGCGGTAATTCAGGTACACGTAAACATAATGTCACAAGGTCAATGAAACGTGGTCAGACATTTGGTAAATATGGGTTTGAAGTACCTAAAAAGAATATTTACAAAGAATCAATTGTAAATGTTGGGGAACTGGATGAATTAATAGAGCAACTTGTTGATGATGGGATTGCAGAAGAAAAAGATGGTGCATACCATATAGACCTTAATAGTCTTGACATTAACAAAGTGCTTGGTGCAGGAAAAGTTACAAAAAGTCTGGTAGTGACTGCACGTAACTTTTCCAACGCTGCAAAAGATAAAATTGAAAAATCCAATGGTACCTGTATAGAATCTGAATAA
- the rplX gene encoding 50S ribosomal protein L24 yields MSSKQPRKQIKSRYNAPLHKKQKFMAAPLSKELREKYGTRSVSVIVGDTVKVLRGDHATTTGKVENVSLKDGVIYIEGVTVPKADGTEMARPVDPSNVMITSLNMEDEHRKTVISKK; encoded by the coding sequence ATGTCATCAAAACAACCAAGGAAACAAATAAAATCTCGCTATAATGCACCCTTGCATAAGAAGCAAAAATTCATGGCAGCACCGCTTTCAAAAGAATTGCGTGAAAAATATGGAACCAGAAGTGTAAGTGTGATTGTAGGAGATACTGTAAAGGTCCTTAGAGGTGACCACGCTACTACTACAGGTAAAGTGGAAAATGTCTCGTTAAAAGATGGAGTAATTTATATTGAAGGTGTTACAGTTCCAAAAGCAGATGGAACAGAAATGGCAAGACCTGTAGACCCTTCAAATGTTATGATTACATCTCTTAACATGGAAGACGAACATAGAAAGACAGTTATCAGTAAAAAATAA
- a CDS encoding 30S ribosomal protein S17: protein MTKDIGLDVQSPSKECDDTNCPFHGNLSVRGQVLVGTVISDDRDKTVTIQRNYERLIKKYQRYEKRHSKISAHNPPCIDAKEGDVVKIAECRPLSKTKSFVVVEAGEQQ, encoded by the coding sequence ATGACCAAGGATATTGGATTGGATGTACAATCACCATCTAAAGAATGTGATGATACGAACTGTCCTTTTCATGGTAATTTATCCGTACGAGGACAGGTCCTTGTAGGAACTGTGATAAGTGATGACAGAGATAAAACAGTCACTATTCAGCGAAACTATGAAAGGCTGATTAAAAAATACCAAAGATATGAAAAACGACACTCAAAGATTTCTGCACATAATCCACCCTGCATTGATGCAAAGGAGGGTGATGTAGTAAAAATCGCGGAATGTCGTCCACTGAGTAAAACCAAATCTTTTGTAGTAGTTGAAGCGGGTGAACAACAATGA
- a CDS encoding 30S ribosomal protein S14 — MTVKTTKSFGRGASQCKRCGRKQSLVRKYGIYMCRHCFREMAHEMGFEKYT, encoded by the coding sequence ATAACGGTCAAGACTACGAAAAGTTTTGGAAGAGGAGCCAGCCAGTGTAAAAGATGTGGCAGAAAACAGTCTCTGGTACGTAAATATGGAATATACATGTGCAGGCATTGTTTCAGAGAAATGGCACATGAAATGGGATTTGAAAAATATACCTGA
- a CDS encoding 50S ribosomal protein L30 produces the protein MYAVVRLRGNVNVMYTIEDTLKMLRLNKVNHCVVLDENPSNLGMVQKVKDYVAYGTINSDTLTELLEKRGTLEGGAQLTDEYIAENTEYDSISSFAEAVCNNEATLNDVPKLKPVLRLHPPRKGHSGIKKTVQQRGELGNHGENINALLHKMR, from the coding sequence ATGTACGCAGTGGTCAGATTGAGGGGTAATGTGAATGTAATGTACACCATCGAAGATACCCTGAAAATGCTTCGTTTAAACAAAGTAAACCATTGTGTAGTTCTGGATGAGAATCCGAGTAATCTTGGAATGGTTCAGAAAGTTAAAGACTATGTTGCTTATGGAACCATTAATTCAGATACACTAACAGAATTGCTGGAAAAACGCGGAACACTTGAAGGTGGAGCACAGCTTACTGATGAGTATATTGCAGAAAATACAGAGTATGATTCAATTTCCTCTTTTGCAGAAGCAGTATGCAACAATGAGGCAACATTAAATGATGTACCCAAGCTTAAACCTGTACTTAGGTTGCATCCACCAAGAAAAGGACATAGTGGTATCAAAAAGACCGTACAGCAAAGAGGCGAACTTGGAAACCATGGAGAAAATATCAATGCATTATTGCATAAAATGAGGTAA
- a CDS encoding 50S ribosomal protein L14 gives MRARRSKIPRSLNTGANLNCVDNTGAKVVEIISVKNYRGVKSRHPKAGIGDMCVVSVKKGTPEMRKQILYAVIVRQKKEYKRPDGLHVSFEDNAVVITDISGFPKGTDIKGPIAREAAERFPKVGTTASMIV, from the coding sequence ATGAGAGCCAGAAGATCAAAAATTCCAAGATCTTTGAATACTGGTGCAAACTTAAATTGTGTGGATAATACTGGTGCGAAAGTAGTGGAAATCATTTCTGTGAAAAATTACAGAGGTGTAAAAAGCAGACATCCTAAAGCAGGAATCGGAGATATGTGTGTAGTATCTGTAAAAAAGGGTACTCCTGAAATGAGAAAGCAGATATTGTATGCAGTAATTGTTCGACAAAAGAAGGAATATAAACGGCCAGATGGTCTTCATGTATCTTTTGAGGACAATGCAGTAGTAATCACAGATATATCAGGATTTCCAAAAGGAACCGATATTAAAGGACCGATTGCAAGAGAAGCGGCAGAACGATTCCCAAAAGTTGGAACAACTGCATCTATGATAGTCTGA
- the rnp1 gene encoding ribonuclease P protein component 1: MERTPSNLIYHELIGLPVDVVESTNPLLDNINGVVRDETKNTLIIVTDNNNKMVPKANANFVFKVPVEFGDKYLVKHVKVNGKLLLSQPESRTKNIKKIH; the protein is encoded by the coding sequence TTGGAGAGAACCCCTTCAAATTTGATATACCATGAATTGATAGGACTGCCCGTTGATGTGGTGGAATCTACAAATCCATTACTGGATAACATAAACGGTGTAGTTCGGGATGAAACAAAAAACACGTTGATAATAGTAACAGATAATAACAATAAAATGGTTCCAAAGGCAAACGCAAATTTTGTCTTCAAAGTTCCGGTGGAATTTGGAGACAAATATTTGGTAAAACATGTGAAAGTTAATGGGAAATTATTACTCTCACAGCCTGAAAGTAGAACCAAGAACATAAAAAAAATACATTGA
- a CDS encoding 30S ribosomal protein S5 — translation MDNENDEWVPQTKLGKMVQDGQISTMDEAIDSGLPIREAKIVDTLLTDLDDEVLDINMVQRMTDSGRRVKFRATVIVGNGNGYVGFGQAKDGQVGPAIRKAIDTAKINVTRINRGCGSWECGCGLSHTVPTEVEGKAGSVKVVLKPAPRGLGLAAGDTAVKVLEKAGIKDVWTRTEGKTRTTLNFAKATYNALTRTSTIKYPLNYEESEVLDVRSGQIEG, via the coding sequence ATGGATAATGAAAATGATGAGTGGGTTCCACAGACTAAACTTGGAAAAATGGTCCAGGACGGGCAGATATCAACCATGGATGAAGCAATTGATTCAGGTTTGCCCATTAGGGAAGCAAAAATTGTAGATACCCTTTTGACTGACCTTGATGATGAAGTTCTGGACATTAATATGGTACAAAGGATGACCGACTCAGGTCGTCGTGTGAAATTCAGAGCCACTGTTATAGTTGGTAATGGTAATGGTTATGTTGGATTTGGTCAGGCTAAAGATGGTCAGGTAGGTCCAGCTATCAGAAAAGCCATTGATACTGCAAAAATCAATGTCACCCGTATAAACCGTGGTTGCGGTTCATGGGAATGTGGTTGTGGACTTTCACATACAGTACCCACAGAAGTAGAAGGAAAAGCAGGCAGTGTAAAAGTTGTTCTCAAACCAGCTCCAAGAGGACTTGGATTGGCTGCAGGAGACACTGCTGTAAAAGTACTGGAAAAGGCAGGCATTAAAGATGTTTGGACCAGAACAGAGGGTAAGACCCGTACAACTTTAAATTTTGCAAAAGCAACATACAATGCACTTACCCGGACGAGTACTATTAAGTATCCCTTAAATTATGAAGAATCGGAGGTTTTAGATGTACGCAGTGGTCAGATTGAGGGGTAA
- a CDS encoding 30S ribosomal protein S19 — MSKKSSTRVPKRKGEFKFRGKTLEELKELTIEEFAELLPSSQRRSIRRGFTENQKKVLQQFRDGEESVRTHDRAMVILPEMVGKSIEVYNGTRFVKIDVAPEMLGHRVGEYAMSRGVVKHGSAGVGATRSSKFVPLK, encoded by the coding sequence ATGTCTAAAAAATCATCAACAAGAGTTCCAAAACGAAAAGGCGAATTTAAGTTTCGTGGAAAAACTCTTGAGGAATTAAAAGAGCTGACAATAGAGGAATTTGCTGAATTATTGCCATCAAGTCAGCGTCGTAGTATCAGAAGAGGATTTACAGAAAACCAGAAAAAGGTACTCCAGCAGTTTAGAGATGGTGAAGAATCCGTTAGAACGCATGACAGAGCTATGGTAATCCTTCCGGAAATGGTTGGAAAAAGCATAGAAGTTTATAACGGTACCAGATTTGTAAAAATAGATGTAGCACCTGAAATGCTGGGTCATAGAGTAGGAGAATATGCAATGTCAAGAGGTGTCGTTAAACACGGTAGTGCAGGTGTAGGTGCAACCCGTTCAAGTAAATTTGTACCTCTCAAGTAA
- a CDS encoding 50S ribosomal protein L22, whose protein sequence is MARTNYSKELDPETSAKAMGSELHISPKTSRELSREIKGMKASAAKQYLENVIQFKQAVPMKSHNDSCGHRKGSMAEGRFPVKVAQEFLKVIQNAENNAEYKGLEPENMKIAHISAKKGRVIQGMRPRARGRATPENTETVNLEMILSEV, encoded by the coding sequence ATGGCACGAACAAATTACTCCAAAGAATTAGACCCTGAAACAAGTGCAAAAGCAATGGGTTCTGAACTTCATATATCACCCAAAACCTCACGCGAATTATCCAGAGAAATTAAAGGAATGAAAGCCAGTGCTGCAAAACAGTATCTTGAAAATGTGATACAATTTAAACAGGCAGTACCTATGAAAAGTCACAATGACAGTTGTGGACATAGAAAAGGTTCTATGGCTGAAGGGCGTTTTCCTGTAAAAGTAGCACAAGAATTTCTCAAAGTAATCCAAAACGCGGAGAATAATGCAGAATACAAAGGGCTTGAACCAGAAAATATGAAAATAGCACACATCTCCGCCAAAAAGGGCAGAGTAATTCAGGGGATGCGTCCGAGAGCAAGGGGACGTGCAACACCTGAAAACACCGAGACGGTGAACCTTGAAATGATTTTGAGTGAGGTGTAA
- a CDS encoding 30S ribosomal protein S8: MVLLDPLANALSTIKNAENVGKESCTIQPASKLIGNVLSVMKDYGYIGEFELVEDGKAGIYNVKLAGRINNCGAIKPRYSVSTANFEGWEKQFLPGKNFGTLILTTSMGVKSQYEARDENVGGQLLAYVY, from the coding sequence ATGGTATTATTGGATCCACTTGCTAATGCATTATCAACCATAAAAAACGCAGAAAATGTAGGTAAAGAATCCTGTACAATTCAACCTGCGTCTAAATTGATAGGTAATGTTTTGAGTGTAATGAAAGATTATGGATACATAGGTGAATTTGAACTGGTCGAAGATGGTAAAGCTGGAATATATAACGTAAAATTAGCAGGAAGAATCAATAATTGCGGGGCTATTAAACCACGTTATTCTGTAAGTACAGCTAATTTTGAAGGTTGGGAAAAACAGTTTTTACCCGGTAAAAATTTTGGAACATTGATTCTTACAACTTCAATGGGTGTTAAGTCCCAATATGAAGCACGTGATGAAAATGTTGGTGGCCAGCTCCTTGCTTATGTATATTAA
- a CDS encoding 50S ribosomal protein L32e: protein MAKDNKSNVSELEMDEESKRLFNIRKVQKNKKPSFNRVDSHRLKRVPSSWRRPKGVNSKLRKGIKAKGSLVKVGYGSPEAVKGLHPSGYTEILVYNVKDVENISNPSSEAIRIGRTVGAKKRTMIEEKAAELGIKVLNPSRGEE from the coding sequence ATGGCAAAAGATAACAAATCTAATGTATCTGAACTTGAAATGGATGAAGAATCCAAACGATTGTTTAATATTAGGAAGGTACAAAAAAACAAAAAACCCTCTTTTAACCGGGTGGATTCCCATCGGCTTAAACGGGTACCATCCAGTTGGAGAAGGCCTAAAGGAGTTAACAGTAAACTCCGTAAAGGAATAAAAGCAAAAGGTTCTCTTGTAAAAGTGGGATATGGAAGTCCAGAAGCAGTAAAGGGACTTCATCCATCAGGTTATACTGAAATTCTTGTATACAATGTTAAAGATGTAGAAAACATATCTAATCCGTCTTCTGAAGCTATAAGGATTGGAAGAACAGTGGGCGCTAAAAAGAGAACCATGATTGAAGAAAAAGCAGCAGAACTTGGTATCAAAGTTCTTAACCCATCAAGAGGTGAAGAATAA
- a CDS encoding 50S ribosomal protein L6, with the protein MAKELRTTVSIPEDITVSLDGKYLTVTGPKGTNKKFMWYPGVAITPTDSEVTIEALSTRRDKKAIIGTFAAHLRNMMTGVTEGFEYKMKVVYSHFPMQLKVDGNKFMISNFLGEKKPRVADIIGDTSVEINGDEIIITGINKEDVGQTAANIEQTTKINRFDPRIFQDGIYIVEKA; encoded by the coding sequence ATGGCAAAAGAACTCAGGACGACGGTATCAATACCTGAAGATATCACAGTATCATTAGATGGGAAATATCTAACTGTAACAGGTCCAAAGGGCACGAATAAAAAATTTATGTGGTATCCGGGTGTGGCTATAACTCCTACAGATTCTGAAGTAACCATTGAAGCATTGTCTACAAGAAGGGACAAAAAAGCAATAATTGGTACTTTCGCTGCTCATCTACGCAATATGATGACAGGAGTAACTGAAGGTTTTGAATATAAAATGAAAGTAGTTTATTCTCACTTTCCAATGCAGCTTAAAGTTGATGGAAATAAGTTTATGATTTCCAATTTCTTGGGTGAGAAAAAGCCACGTGTAGCAGATATTATTGGAGATACTTCTGTTGAGATAAATGGTGATGAGATAATAATTACCGGTATTAACAAGGAAGATGTAGGTCAAACTGCAGCAAATATTGAACAGACAACCAAAATCAACAGGTTTGACCCGCGTATATTCCAAGATGGAATCTACATTGTGGAGAAGGCATAA
- a CDS encoding 50S ribosomal protein L5, translating to MRTPKIDKVVVHMGVGESGQTLVNAEQILQTITGQSGVRTYAKRTQPAFGIRKREPIGCKVTLRGKRAQEFLETSLSIVENRLDESQFDESGNVAFGIDEHTDFPGMKYDPNIGIFGMDIMVVVTRPGYRIKDRKVESRKIPGSHKIVKEDSIEFFKDKYSVEVV from the coding sequence ATGAGGACTCCTAAAATTGATAAAGTAGTTGTTCATATGGGTGTTGGAGAAAGTGGCCAGACACTGGTAAACGCCGAGCAAATTTTACAAACAATTACTGGTCAAAGCGGTGTAAGGACATACGCAAAAAGAACTCAACCAGCGTTTGGTATAAGAAAACGTGAGCCAATCGGATGCAAGGTAACTCTCCGTGGAAAACGTGCACAGGAATTTTTGGAAACATCCCTCAGCATCGTTGAAAATAGATTAGATGAATCACAATTTGATGAATCAGGAAATGTTGCGTTCGGAATTGACGAGCACACTGATTTTCCGGGTATGAAGTATGATCCAAACATAGGTATCTTTGGCATGGATATAATGGTCGTTGTGACACGTCCCGGTTACAGGATAAAAGACAGAAAAGTCGAGAGTCGAAAAATTCCGGGTTCACATAAAATAGTAAAAGAAGATTCAATAGAATTCTTTAAAGATAAATACTCGGTGGAGGTGGTATAA